Proteins from a single region of Amycolatopsis sp. CA-230715:
- a CDS encoding bifunctional metallophosphatase/5'-nucleotidase, producing the protein MTLSIRAVLRSCAVATAALAAVALATGPAAASPTTDVRLISFNDLHGNLEPPSGSSGRVTRSDGTTVDAGGAAYLATHVKQLREQVRNSVVLSSGDNIGASPVISALFHDEPTIDFLNQLGVRASVVGNHEFDEGYAELQRMQFGGCHPKDGCQFRKSFPGAKFPFLGSNVSFTSGLPALLPFSVQFSGGVPIGVIGATLKDLPTVVTPDSIKGLKFGDEVAAIDRTAELLDLFGVKAQVVLLHQGDNTEGGGPDDCKVAPGPASKIAAKVTPKVDAIFTGHSHQQYDCTVTDPAGNPRTMIQGASFGRLLSVLDLKIDLRTRDVVRAQSKAHNEIVTRDVTPDPAVRKLIDEAKAKAAPIANKQVGTITADLLKSGPASGETPLGDVIADAQLEATASNKAQLAITNPGGIRADLTYASSPNGEGDGVVTYGEAFTVQPFANIMQTITLTGANLKNVLEQQWGPGGTKILQISKTLKYTYSASAPAGSKVSNITVDGKPVDPNGSYRVSVNNFLAAGGDGFTEFTKGTGLTGGPVDLDALIAYLGAHPAIAPPPADRITAVA; encoded by the coding sequence ATGACCTTGTCCATTCGTGCCGTGCTGCGCTCGTGCGCGGTCGCCACGGCCGCGCTCGCCGCCGTCGCACTCGCGACGGGGCCCGCGGCCGCGAGCCCCACCACCGACGTCCGGCTGATCTCCTTCAACGATCTTCACGGCAACCTCGAACCGCCGTCCGGGTCCTCGGGGCGGGTGACGCGGTCCGACGGCACGACCGTCGACGCCGGGGGTGCCGCGTACCTGGCGACGCACGTCAAGCAGCTGCGGGAGCAGGTCCGCAACTCGGTGGTGCTGTCCTCGGGCGACAACATCGGCGCCTCGCCGGTGATTTCCGCGCTCTTCCACGACGAGCCGACCATCGATTTCCTCAACCAGCTCGGCGTGCGGGCCTCCGTGGTCGGCAACCACGAATTCGACGAGGGATACGCCGAACTGCAGCGGATGCAGTTCGGCGGCTGCCACCCGAAGGACGGCTGCCAGTTCCGGAAGTCCTTCCCCGGCGCGAAGTTCCCGTTCCTCGGGTCCAATGTGTCCTTCACCAGCGGGCTGCCCGCGCTGCTGCCGTTCAGCGTCCAGTTCTCCGGCGGCGTGCCCATCGGGGTCATCGGCGCGACGCTCAAGGACCTGCCGACGGTGGTCACGCCCGACTCGATCAAGGGCCTGAAGTTCGGCGACGAAGTGGCCGCGATCGACCGCACGGCCGAGCTGCTCGACCTGTTCGGGGTGAAGGCGCAGGTCGTCCTGCTGCACCAGGGCGACAACACCGAGGGCGGCGGGCCGGACGACTGCAAGGTCGCACCGGGACCCGCGTCGAAGATCGCCGCGAAGGTGACGCCGAAGGTCGACGCGATCTTCACCGGGCACAGCCACCAGCAGTACGACTGCACGGTCACCGACCCGGCGGGCAACCCGCGCACGATGATCCAGGGCGCCTCGTTCGGCAGGCTGCTTTCCGTGCTGGACCTCAAGATCGACCTGCGCACGCGGGACGTGGTGCGCGCGCAGTCCAAGGCGCACAACGAAATCGTCACCCGCGACGTCACCCCGGACCCGGCGGTGCGGAAGCTCATCGACGAGGCGAAGGCGAAGGCAGCGCCGATCGCGAACAAGCAGGTCGGCACGATCACCGCGGACCTGCTCAAGAGCGGCCCCGCCTCCGGCGAAACCCCGCTCGGGGACGTCATCGCCGACGCGCAGCTCGAAGCGACCGCGTCGAACAAGGCGCAGCTCGCGATCACCAACCCCGGCGGGATTAGGGCGGACCTGACCTACGCGTCGTCGCCGAACGGCGAGGGTGACGGCGTGGTGACCTACGGCGAGGCGTTCACCGTGCAGCCGTTCGCGAACATCATGCAGACGATCACGCTCACCGGCGCGAACCTGAAGAACGTGCTGGAGCAGCAGTGGGGTCCGGGCGGGACGAAGATCCTGCAGATCTCGAAGACGCTCAAGTACACCTACTCGGCGTCCGCGCCCGCCGGGTCGAAGGTCTCCAACATCACCGTGGACGGCAAACCGGTGGACCCGAACGGCAGCTACCGCGTGTCGGTGAACAACTTCCTCGCCGCGGGCGGCGACGGGTTCACCGAGTTCACCAAGGGCACCGGCCTCACCGGCGGCCCGGTCGACCTGGACGCGCTGATCGCCTACCTCGGCGCGCACCCGGCGATCGCGCCGCCGCCCGCCGACCGGATCACGGCCGTCGCCTGA
- a CDS encoding MmcQ/YjbR family DNA-binding protein: MATWDEVVATAKELPGVEESTSYKTPSLKAGGKVLARLRTEAEGGLALVCAMEEKEALLASGDPAFFTTSHYDGYGYILVDLDKVDGAQLRELIEEAWRIKAPAKLRKEFDAR, encoded by the coding sequence ATGGCGACTTGGGACGAAGTAGTGGCGACGGCGAAGGAACTGCCCGGCGTCGAGGAATCGACGTCGTACAAGACGCCGTCGTTGAAAGCAGGGGGCAAGGTCCTCGCGCGCCTGCGCACCGAAGCCGAGGGCGGGCTGGCGCTCGTGTGCGCGATGGAGGAGAAGGAGGCCCTGCTCGCCTCGGGCGATCCGGCCTTCTTCACCACCTCGCACTACGACGGGTACGGCTACATCCTCGTCGACCTCGACAAGGTCGACGGGGCGCAGCTGCGGGAGCTGATCGAGGAAGCGTGGCGGATCAAGGCACCCGCCAAGCTGCGCAAGGAGTTCGACGCCCGGTAG
- a CDS encoding right-handed parallel beta-helix repeat-containing protein — protein MPSTLHVSPTARRAFGTISAALEVAATRRGPVRVVVDPGVYPGSLVVRGEVEIVAAQGPGTVEIATSGAVVTADCAGEVRLTGLTLVTRGGTAVFCGGGSVALTDCRVLGQGGVCVDARPGTSVAVRGCEVHAGRVVCQGASGTITDSSFTDAADNAIAVIEGGSARISGCTIANASLHGIRVSGASASVENCDLTGTGRDAIAADAHATVSIVDCTVHDVHTVGIGVAEQSTGTISGTTVTGAEDGIVVTSGGSPTVTGCALADCRDAGVIVRDRGLGRFTGCSITGSGNVGFFVTGNGAPTVEDLRIGSGNVGVALLGGRGRFTGLAVTDQTIALRLKDRSAGRFERIRIERCDVGFEAEENETTGELRDARITGARLCGISVAGNARVTVDRGVVDGALAVGMAVNGAGRLTATDCEVTGAGTGGVVLLGNAAFLATRLTVSGSGGAGLAGKESARVDCTDCTFSGNAIDLSIEETCVERFAGCTIESGPVENGTEESTKDSAAPPNGPAGDPLTELDRLIGLAPVKKQVRTQVNMIKLAQQRQAAGLPMPPLSRHLVFSGPPGTGKTTVARLYGQILESLGVLATGTVREVARSHLVGQFLGSTAQKTREVFESAKGGVLFIDEAYTLARKFGVNSDFGQEAIDELVKLMEDHRDEVVVIVAGYTGEMETFLEANPGLRSRFSRVIEFPAYSTEELVRIVEATAAKDHYRLDADVPARLAEHFAHHERDGEPRNARDARSLFEGMIENQAERLSESDAPSVDQLMLLVAEDIPRPDGA, from the coding sequence GTGCCGAGCACCCTGCACGTATCACCGACGGCGCGGCGCGCGTTCGGCACGATCAGCGCCGCGCTCGAGGTGGCGGCCACCCGGCGCGGGCCGGTGCGTGTGGTCGTCGACCCCGGTGTCTACCCCGGGTCGCTGGTCGTCCGCGGTGAGGTCGAGATCGTTGCGGCCCAAGGGCCGGGCACCGTCGAGATCGCCACCTCGGGCGCGGTGGTTACGGCCGACTGCGCGGGCGAGGTGCGCCTCACCGGGCTGACGCTCGTGACCAGGGGCGGCACCGCGGTGTTCTGCGGCGGCGGGTCCGTCGCGCTCACCGACTGCCGGGTGCTGGGGCAGGGCGGTGTCTGCGTCGACGCGCGGCCGGGCACGAGCGTCGCGGTGCGAGGCTGCGAGGTGCACGCGGGACGCGTGGTGTGCCAGGGCGCGTCCGGCACGATCACCGATTCCTCGTTCACCGACGCGGCCGACAACGCGATCGCCGTCATCGAGGGCGGCAGCGCGCGGATCAGCGGGTGCACGATCGCGAACGCGTCGCTGCACGGGATCAGGGTGAGCGGGGCGTCGGCCAGCGTCGAGAACTGCGATCTCACCGGTACCGGGCGCGACGCGATCGCGGCCGACGCGCACGCGACGGTGTCCATTGTGGACTGCACGGTGCACGACGTGCACACGGTCGGGATCGGGGTGGCCGAGCAGTCCACCGGCACGATCAGCGGTACCACGGTGACCGGCGCCGAGGACGGCATCGTCGTGACCAGCGGCGGCTCGCCGACGGTCACCGGCTGCGCGCTGGCCGACTGCCGCGACGCCGGCGTCATCGTGCGCGACCGCGGGCTCGGCCGGTTCACCGGCTGTTCGATCACGGGGTCCGGCAACGTCGGGTTCTTCGTCACCGGCAACGGCGCGCCGACGGTGGAGGACCTCCGGATCGGCAGCGGCAACGTCGGGGTGGCGCTGCTCGGCGGGCGCGGGCGGTTCACCGGGCTCGCCGTGACCGACCAGACCATCGCGCTGCGGTTGAAGGACCGCTCGGCCGGGCGGTTCGAGCGGATCAGGATCGAGCGCTGCGACGTCGGCTTCGAAGCGGAGGAAAACGAGACCACGGGCGAACTCCGCGACGCGCGGATCACCGGGGCGAGGCTGTGCGGGATCTCGGTGGCGGGCAACGCCCGCGTGACGGTCGACCGCGGGGTCGTCGACGGCGCGCTCGCGGTCGGGATGGCCGTGAACGGCGCAGGCAGGCTGACCGCGACCGACTGCGAGGTCACCGGCGCGGGCACCGGCGGGGTCGTGCTGCTCGGCAACGCCGCGTTCCTCGCCACCCGGCTCACCGTCAGCGGCAGCGGCGGCGCCGGGCTGGCGGGGAAGGAGTCCGCGCGCGTCGACTGCACGGACTGCACCTTCTCCGGCAACGCGATCGACCTGAGCATCGAAGAGACCTGCGTCGAGCGGTTCGCGGGTTGCACGATCGAAAGCGGCCCGGTCGAAAACGGCACCGAAGAATCCACAAAGGACAGTGCGGCGCCGCCGAACGGCCCGGCGGGCGACCCGCTCACCGAGCTGGACCGGCTGATCGGGCTCGCCCCGGTGAAGAAGCAGGTCCGCACCCAGGTCAACATGATCAAACTGGCCCAGCAGCGCCAGGCGGCCGGGCTGCCGATGCCACCGCTGAGCAGGCACCTGGTGTTCTCCGGGCCGCCCGGCACCGGCAAGACCACGGTCGCCAGGCTCTACGGCCAGATCCTCGAATCACTCGGCGTGCTCGCCACCGGCACCGTGCGGGAGGTCGCGCGCAGCCACCTCGTCGGCCAGTTCCTCGGGTCCACCGCGCAGAAGACCCGCGAGGTCTTCGAAAGCGCGAAGGGCGGCGTGCTGTTCATCGACGAGGCGTACACGCTGGCCAGGAAGTTCGGGGTGAACTCCGATTTCGGCCAGGAGGCGATCGACGAGCTGGTGAAGCTGATGGAGGACCACCGCGACGAGGTGGTGGTCATCGTCGCGGGCTACACCGGCGAGATGGAAACCTTCCTCGAAGCGAACCCCGGGCTGCGCTCCCGGTTCTCCCGGGTCATCGAATTTCCCGCCTACAGCACCGAAGAGCTGGTCCGGATCGTCGAAGCGACGGCCGCGAAGGACCACTACCGGCTCGACGCGGACGTCCCCGCGCGGCTGGCCGAGCACTTCGCCCACCACGAGCGCGACGGCGAACCCCGCAACGCCCGCGACGCGCGCAGCCTGTTCGAAGGCATGATCGAGAACCAGGCCGAGCGACTGTCCGAATCGGACGCCCCCTCCGTCGACCAGCTCATGCTACTGGTGGCCGAAGACATCCCCCGGCCAGACGGCGCCTAG
- a CDS encoding cupin domain-containing protein gives MPAELPEPVVINYDDSKSELGAQAQKLTRLIHDGVIPGIGFSLGVVDVDPGHFSRSHTHERSDIVVYIVSGHAASLTGDDLRPSFHRPGSACWIGAGVPHAAVNLSTTEPVLGIEFRTDPAFNDDVRPRPDLQWLVERRAAELQDGWAELQRHTARTVTGLREAWERSVTEKFPAWRPEKTFA, from the coding sequence ATGCCAGCAGAACTGCCTGAACCCGTCGTCATCAACTACGACGACTCGAAGTCCGAACTCGGTGCGCAGGCGCAGAAGCTGACGCGCCTCATCCACGACGGCGTGATCCCCGGGATCGGCTTCTCGCTCGGGGTCGTCGACGTGGATCCCGGCCACTTTTCCCGTTCCCACACCCATGAACGCTCCGACATCGTGGTGTACATCGTCTCCGGGCACGCGGCGAGCCTCACCGGCGACGACCTCCGCCCCTCCTTCCACCGGCCGGGATCGGCGTGCTGGATCGGCGCGGGCGTCCCGCACGCCGCGGTCAACCTCAGCACCACCGAGCCGGTGCTCGGCATCGAATTCCGGACGGATCCCGCGTTCAACGACGACGTGCGGCCCCGCCCCGATCTGCAGTGGCTGGTGGAGCGGCGCGCGGCCGAGCTGCAGGACGGGTGGGCGGAGCTGCAGCGGCACACCGCGAGGACGGTGACCGGGCTGCGAGAGGCCTGGGAGCGGTCGGTGACCGAGAAGTTCCCCGCCTGGCGGCCCGAGAAGACCTTCGCCTGA
- a CDS encoding TetR/AcrR family transcriptional regulator, which translates to MRKDDLLQRALSSAVPGDENSDRILGAALAQAEDFGLRRFTVDDVARRVGLSRVTIYRYFPKKDQLLNALIMRELRRFLTKADAVIAAQASPEAKLIEGLKFCVTFLRNHRLLNRLLRTEPEFILPHLTVKAGPFLAAARNWIAGLMRAEIAAGQLALPDEDIEAAAELLARTVLSLVLTPDTVLPVDSAEGQQRLADLYFTPIVRTLRP; encoded by the coding sequence ATGCGCAAGGACGACCTCCTCCAGCGAGCACTGTCGTCCGCCGTGCCCGGCGACGAAAACAGCGACCGCATCCTCGGCGCCGCGCTGGCGCAGGCGGAGGACTTCGGGCTGCGCCGGTTCACCGTCGACGACGTCGCGCGCCGGGTCGGGCTCTCGCGGGTGACCATCTACCGGTACTTCCCCAAGAAGGACCAGCTGCTCAACGCGCTGATCATGCGCGAGCTGCGCCGCTTCCTCACCAAGGCGGACGCGGTCATCGCCGCGCAGGCGTCCCCGGAGGCCAAGCTCATCGAGGGCCTGAAGTTCTGCGTGACCTTCCTGCGCAACCACCGCCTGCTCAACCGGCTGCTGCGCACCGAACCCGAGTTCATCCTGCCGCACCTGACGGTGAAGGCGGGCCCGTTCCTCGCCGCCGCCAGGAACTGGATCGCGGGGCTCATGCGCGCGGAGATCGCGGCCGGCCAGCTCGCCCTACCCGACGAAGACATCGAGGCCGCCGCCGAACTGCTCGCGCGCACCGTGCTGTCGCTCGTGCTCACCCCGGACACGGTGCTCCCGGTGGATTCCGCGGAAGGCCAGCAACGCCTGGCTGACCTCTACTTCACCCCGATCGTCCGCACGTTGCGCCCGTGA
- a CDS encoding AurF N-oxygenase family protein, with translation MPKIGDRETTAERLLRSSAKLSYDPEVDVDWDAPLVEGKLFIPERTVSLYGTRIWDRMSHEQRVELSKQEMVNTVSVGIWFEIILMQLLLRMSYRKDPTTRHVQYALTETADECRHSTMFAMLIERVGERPYRNHPLLQVPAHALPLILRGAPMWVATLIGEEIFDAIQREHLHDESIQPLVRAVMRIHVTEEARHVRYAREDLVRRLQRANRAEKEFSRHVVAIGALLLSTLLTRREVYERAGLPPREAAKAARTNPHRREVLTDAAGRLVRFLREADLIGGPSVAIWRRAGML, from the coding sequence ATGCCGAAGATCGGTGACCGGGAGACGACCGCGGAGCGCCTGCTGCGGTCCAGCGCGAAGCTGTCCTACGACCCCGAAGTCGACGTCGACTGGGACGCGCCGCTGGTCGAGGGCAAGCTGTTCATCCCCGAGCGCACGGTGTCGCTCTACGGCACGCGGATCTGGGACCGGATGTCGCACGAGCAGCGCGTCGAACTGTCCAAACAGGAAATGGTGAACACGGTCAGCGTCGGGATCTGGTTCGAGATCATCCTGATGCAGCTGCTGCTGCGCATGTCCTACCGCAAGGACCCGACCACAAGGCACGTCCAGTACGCGCTGACCGAAACCGCGGACGAATGCCGCCACTCCACCATGTTCGCGATGCTGATCGAGCGCGTCGGCGAGCGTCCGTACCGCAACCACCCGCTGCTGCAGGTCCCCGCGCACGCGCTGCCGCTGATCCTGCGCGGCGCGCCGATGTGGGTGGCGACGCTGATCGGGGAAGAGATCTTCGACGCGATCCAGCGCGAGCACCTGCACGACGAGTCGATCCAGCCGCTGGTGCGCGCCGTGATGCGGATCCACGTGACCGAGGAAGCGCGCCACGTCCGCTACGCGCGGGAGGACCTGGTCCGGCGGCTGCAGCGGGCGAACCGGGCGGAGAAGGAGTTCAGCAGGCACGTCGTCGCGATCGGTGCCCTGCTCCTGTCGACGCTGCTGACCAGGCGCGAAGTGTACGAGCGAGCGGGCCTGCCGCCGCGCGAGGCGGCGAAGGCCGCGCGGACCAACCCGCACCGGCGCGAGGTGCTGACCGACGCCGCCGGGCGGCTCGTACGGTTCCTGCGCGAAGCGGATCTCATCGGCGGCCCGAGCGTCGCGATCTGGCGGCGGGCGGGAATGCTGTGA
- a CDS encoding carboxymuconolactone decarboxylase family protein has translation MFVKHTVESAPAGARRFVEATVKHRGYLPAAVGLLASSPHLLEGFLKVSALFEASTLDPLAREVVILTMATRNGCHLCVAMHTARLTELDADPATISALRNQEPLEDERLEAVRAFTIAVLGTTGDVSEREREAFLSHGYTPQNALEVVLGIGAYTMSTLANRLTGAPIDAELAQYA, from the coding sequence ATGTTCGTGAAGCACACCGTGGAGTCGGCACCGGCCGGAGCGCGCCGGTTCGTGGAGGCGACGGTCAAGCACCGCGGCTACTTGCCAGCCGCGGTCGGGCTGCTCGCGTCGTCACCGCACCTGCTCGAAGGATTCCTCAAGGTCAGCGCGCTTTTCGAGGCGTCGACGCTGGATCCGCTCGCCCGCGAGGTCGTCATCCTCACCATGGCCACGCGCAACGGGTGCCATCTCTGCGTCGCCATGCACACCGCGAGACTCACCGAACTGGACGCCGATCCAGCCACCATCAGCGCACTGCGAAACCAGGAACCCCTCGAAGACGAACGCCTCGAAGCGGTCCGCGCGTTCACCATCGCCGTGCTCGGAACCACCGGAGACGTCTCGGAACGGGAACGCGAAGCCTTCCTCTCACACGGGTACACACCGCAGAACGCGCTCGAAGTCGTACTCGGCATCGGCGCCTACACGATGTCCACCCTCGCGAACCGCCTGACAGGAGCGCCGATAGACGCGGAACTCGCGCAGTACGCCTAA
- a CDS encoding MarR family winged helix-turn-helix transcriptional regulator translates to MVDQNVNQVVESGKGFELPLLLFGGFRSLIDQLHAELAEQGHPDVRPAHGFAMQAVGLEGATASEVGRRLGISKQAAGKTADRLATLGYVERVDDEADARRKLIRLTPRGIDALSRSARIFDRLRARWVSELGAKRVRDLENALRAMVPEDGFRLDAAGWFS, encoded by the coding sequence ATGGTTGACCAAAACGTAAACCAGGTTGTCGAATCTGGCAAGGGCTTCGAGCTGCCCTTGTTGCTGTTCGGCGGTTTTCGCTCGCTGATCGACCAGCTGCACGCCGAACTCGCCGAGCAGGGGCACCCGGACGTCCGGCCCGCGCACGGTTTCGCGATGCAGGCCGTCGGCCTCGAAGGGGCCACCGCGAGCGAAGTCGGCAGACGGCTCGGCATCTCGAAGCAGGCCGCGGGCAAGACCGCCGACCGCCTCGCGACGCTCGGCTACGTCGAACGCGTCGATGACGAAGCGGACGCGCGCCGCAAGCTGATCCGCCTCACCCCGCGCGGCATCGACGCGCTTTCCCGGTCTGCCCGGATCTTCGACCGATTGCGCGCGCGCTGGGTCAGCGAACTCGGCGCGAAACGCGTGCGCGATCTCGAGAACGCGCTGCGCGCGATGGTCCCGGAGGACGGGTTCCGATTGGACGCCGCGGGCTGGTTCAGCTGA
- a CDS encoding inositol monophosphatase family protein, with the protein MRELSELLEIARSAVGIGDRLMTTAERGEVHEKGDRDFVTDLDVRVQKEIRAYLENATPDVDFLGEEEGGGALDEAAEYVWVLDPIDGTSNFAHGLPLCACQLALVHRGEPVIGVIAAPFLGKRYHAAKGLGAFCDGEPIRVSENTDLKRAIFSLGDFGIGSASAAKNELRFAIIRSLADNVERVRMFGSAALDLAFVAEGRTDGCIVLGNKPWDTAPGVVLVREAGGTVIDRTGAAHTFSSAETVAGGAKLVDRPDFRERTGLS; encoded by the coding sequence GTGCGAGAGCTGTCCGAGTTGCTGGAGATCGCGCGGAGTGCGGTGGGGATCGGCGACCGGCTCATGACCACGGCCGAGCGCGGCGAGGTGCACGAGAAGGGGGATCGCGACTTCGTCACCGATCTCGACGTGCGGGTGCAGAAGGAGATCCGGGCCTACCTGGAGAACGCGACGCCGGACGTCGACTTCCTCGGTGAGGAAGAGGGCGGCGGCGCGCTCGATGAGGCAGCCGAGTACGTGTGGGTGCTCGACCCGATCGACGGCACCTCCAACTTCGCGCACGGGTTGCCGCTGTGCGCGTGCCAGCTCGCGCTCGTGCACCGGGGTGAGCCGGTGATCGGGGTGATCGCGGCGCCGTTCCTCGGCAAGCGCTACCACGCGGCGAAGGGGCTCGGCGCGTTCTGCGACGGCGAGCCGATCCGGGTCAGCGAAAACACCGATCTGAAGCGTGCGATCTTCTCGCTCGGCGACTTCGGGATCGGGTCCGCGTCCGCGGCGAAGAACGAGCTGCGGTTCGCGATCATTCGTTCGCTCGCCGACAACGTGGAGCGCGTGCGCATGTTCGGTTCGGCCGCGCTCGATCTCGCGTTCGTCGCCGAGGGGCGCACCGACGGCTGCATCGTGCTCGGCAACAAGCCGTGGGACACCGCGCCCGGGGTCGTGCTGGTGCGCGAAGCGGGCGGCACGGTGATCGACCGGACGGGTGCGGCGCACACCTTCAGCTCAGCGGAAACCGTTGCGGGCGGGGCGAAACTCGTCGACCGGCCGGATTTCCGCGAGCGCACCGGGCTCAGCTGA
- a CDS encoding WXG100 family type VII secretion target: MAGFFQVDVDALQRFTTSLQQSREHMETALNALRSTGAGQVGTKDLDEAADDFQDRWRYGLGQLKDKITHTNEGVDKAHHAYRETDDQLAKALKQLADGMPGATA, translated from the coding sequence ATGGCTGGTTTCTTCCAAGTCGATGTTGACGCACTGCAACGGTTCACCACGTCGTTGCAACAGTCTCGCGAGCACATGGAAACCGCGCTCAACGCACTGAGGTCCACCGGCGCCGGTCAGGTCGGCACAAAAGACCTCGACGAGGCAGCCGACGACTTCCAAGACCGGTGGCGCTACGGGCTCGGGCAGCTCAAAGACAAGATCACCCACACCAACGAAGGCGTGGACAAAGCCCACCACGCCTACCGCGAGACCGACGACCAGCTGGCGAAGGCGCTCAAGCAACTTGCCGACGGCATGCCCGGAGCGACGGCGTGA
- a CDS encoding DUF4365 domain-containing protein, giving the protein MSTVEEEPEELAPLRGDLADTASMEILQIGYLHAVAAAAKCSIATPQPDKRLDWIITHQSSAHTAGDNEATLKVALKSTTQVAANPTGGTFPFTIKNDHLEYLNYSDPIVNRIMVVMLLPPDIDNWIRASGDYLELRHCCYWVNLSGFPISGKGRTTVRVPVGQVFDDHALCGIMACIGSGGRP; this is encoded by the coding sequence GTGAGTACGGTAGAAGAGGAACCGGAAGAACTGGCGCCGCTGCGTGGCGATTTGGCCGACACGGCCTCCATGGAAATCCTCCAAATCGGCTATTTGCACGCTGTTGCAGCAGCAGCGAAATGCAGCATTGCAACTCCGCAACCTGACAAAAGGCTAGACTGGATTATCACCCACCAATCAAGTGCTCATACCGCTGGGGATAATGAAGCCACGCTAAAAGTTGCCCTGAAGTCTACAACCCAAGTCGCCGCCAATCCCACGGGTGGCACATTTCCTTTTACGATAAAAAACGATCATCTGGAGTATCTTAACTATAGCGACCCGATCGTGAATCGTATTATGGTAGTTATGCTACTGCCGCCCGATATCGATAATTGGATACGTGCGAGTGGTGACTATCTCGAACTTCGGCACTGTTGCTATTGGGTCAACCTTTCTGGATTTCCGATTAGCGGCAAAGGGCGCACCACGGTGCGTGTTCCAGTTGGTCAAGTATTCGATGATCACGCCTTGTGCGGTATCATGGCGTGCATTGGATCCGGAGGTAGGCCGTGA
- a CDS encoding GntR family transcriptional regulator: MTELIFGDHPDFPHNDEPRYKQIAKEYRQKIIDGQLQDGEKLPSEAQLCEIHDVSPITARSAMRLLREWGFANGVRGKGVFVRRLHKLTRIAPLRYFRGQEARTYVREAEAANVEMNVEHRTTKTTAPANIAERLGIDEGDPVTCTRYFIRMGNPPQPVTSSHAWEPLALTGGTDIELPHEGPHADKGIVDRFREIGRHVNQVEERLDIRTPTAEEAKLLDIPANRPVVQITQTFRVADRIGAEDDLAVETADILFPADRYELRYVMDVR, encoded by the coding sequence ATGACAGAGCTGATCTTCGGAGACCACCCGGACTTCCCGCACAACGACGAGCCGCGCTACAAGCAGATCGCCAAGGAGTACCGGCAGAAGATCATCGACGGGCAGCTCCAGGACGGGGAGAAGCTGCCGAGCGAGGCACAGCTCTGCGAGATCCACGACGTCTCACCCATTACCGCGCGCTCCGCTATGCGTCTGCTGCGTGAGTGGGGCTTCGCCAACGGCGTGAGGGGCAAGGGGGTGTTCGTCCGCCGCCTGCACAAGCTCACGCGCATAGCTCCGCTGCGCTACTTCCGAGGCCAGGAGGCCCGCACCTACGTCCGCGAGGCCGAAGCCGCGAACGTGGAGATGAACGTCGAGCACCGCACCACCAAGACCACCGCCCCCGCGAACATTGCCGAGCGGCTGGGTATCGACGAGGGCGACCCCGTGACCTGCACCCGCTACTTCATCCGCATGGGCAACCCGCCCCAGCCGGTCACCAGCAGCCACGCCTGGGAACCCCTCGCCCTCACCGGCGGCACCGACATCGAGCTACCCCACGAAGGCCCGCACGCCGACAAAGGCATCGTCGACCGCTTCCGCGAGATCGGCCGCCACGTCAACCAGGTCGAAGAACGCCTCGACATCCGCACCCCCACCGCGGAAGAGGCCAAACTTCTCGACATCCCAGCCAACCGGCCCGTCGTCCAGATCACCCAAACCTTCCGCGTAGCCGACCGCATCGGCGCCGAAGACGACCTCGCCGTCGAAACCGCCGACATCCTCTTCCCCGCCGACCGCTACGAACTCCGCTACGTCATGGACGTTCGGTAA
- a CDS encoding helix-turn-helix domain-containing protein, whose protein sequence is MTVVGNPGHCLACGEMYKFITYDKVTVSFGDRLRRMRKKMHLRQREVAERAGLSRDYISVLERSDTQQLKISTLVDLAGALEVSARHLVILALEDYRHVQDQKQAAGV, encoded by the coding sequence ATGACGGTGGTGGGGAATCCGGGGCATTGCCTGGCGTGCGGGGAGATGTACAAGTTCATCACCTACGACAAGGTCACGGTGTCGTTCGGCGATCGCCTGCGGCGGATGCGGAAGAAGATGCACCTGCGGCAACGTGAAGTCGCTGAGCGGGCGGGCTTGTCGCGGGACTACATCAGTGTTCTGGAGCGGAGCGACACGCAGCAATTGAAGATCTCGACGCTGGTGGATCTCGCGGGCGCGCTGGAGGTATCGGCTCGTCACCTCGTCATTTTGGCGCTGGAGGATTACCGGCACGTTCAGGACCAGAAACAGGCAGCGGGGGTGTGA